The following proteins come from a genomic window of Cervus canadensis isolate Bull #8, Minnesota chromosome 20, ASM1932006v1, whole genome shotgun sequence:
- the SESN1 gene encoding sestrin-1 isoform X2 gives MRLATAANEAYTASLAVSELLGCKQCGGSHGQDEELGIRIPRPLGQGPSRFIPEKEILQVGSEDAQMHTLFADSFAALGRLDNITLVMVFHPQYLESFLKTQHYLLQMDGPLPLHYRHYIGIMAAARHQCSYLVNLHVNDFLHVGGDPKWLNGLENAPQKLQNLGELNKVLAHRPWLITKEHIEGLLKAEEHSWSLAELVHAVVLLTHYHSLASFTFGCGISPEIHCDGGHTFRPPSVSNYCICDITNGNHSVDEMQVNSAGNVSVSDSFFEVEALMEKMKQLQECREEEEASQEEMASRFEIEKRESMFVFSSDDDEVTPARDVSRHFEDTSYGYKDFSRHGMHVPTFRVQDYCWEDHGYSLVNRLYPDVGQLIDEKFHIAYNLTYNTMAMHKDVDTSMLRRAIWNYIHCMFGIRYDDYDYGEINQLLDRSFKVYIKTVVCTPEKVTKRMYDSFWRQFKHSEKVHVNLLLIEARMQAELLYALRAITRYMT, from the exons gaaCTTGGAATTAGAATTCCTCGACCACTAGGACAGGGACCAAGCAGATTCATCCCAGAAAAGGAG ATTCTCCAAGTGGGGAGTGAAGACGCACAGATGCATACTTTATTTGCAGATTCTTTTGCTGCTTTGGGTCGTTTGGATAATATTACCTTAGTGATGGTTTTTCACCCACAGTATTTagaaagtttcttaaaaactCAACACTATCTACTGCAAATGGATGGGCCATTACCCCTACATTATCGGCACTACATTGGAATAATG gCTGCAGCAAGACATCAGTGCTCCTACTTAGTGAATCTCCATGTGAATGATTTTCTTCATGTTGGTGGAGACCCTAAGTGGCTTAATGGTTTAGAGAATGCtcctcaaaaactacagaatttaGGAGAACTTAACAAAGTGTTAGCCCATAGACCTTGGCTTATTACCAAAGAACATATTGAG ggacTTTTAAAAGCTGAAGAGCATAGCTGGTCCCTTGCAGAACTGGTACATGCAGTAGTTCTACTCACACACTATCATTCTCTTGCCTCGTTCACATTTGGCTGTGGAATCAGTCCAGAAATTCATTGTGATGGTGGCCACACATTCAGACCTCCTTCTGTTAGTAACTACTGCATCTGTGACATTACAAACGGCAATCACAGCGTGGATGAGATGCAGGTCAACTCAGCAGGAAATGTTTCG GTAAGTGATTCCTTCTTTGAGGTTGAAGCCCTCATGGAAAAGATGAAGCAGTTACAGGAATGTCgagaagaagaggaggcaagtcAGGAAGAGATGGCTTCAcgttttgaaatagaaaaaagagagagcatgTTTGTCTTCTCTTCAG atgaTGATGAAGTTACACCAGCAAGAGATGTATCACGTCACTTTGAGGATACTAGTTATGGCTATAAGGATTTCTCTAGACATGGAATGCACGTCCCAACATTTCGAGTCCAG GACTATTGTTGGGAAGACCATGGTTATTCTTTGGTAAATCGTCTTTATCCAGATGTAGGACAGTTGATTGATGAAAAATTTCACATTGCTTACAATCTTACTTATAATACAATGGCAATGCACAAAGATGTTGATACCTCAATGCTCAGACGGGCTATTTGGAACTATATTCACTGCATGTTTGGAATCAG ATACGATGACTATGACTATGGTGAAATTAACCAGCTATTGGATCGTAGCTTTAAAGTTTATATCAAAACTGTTGTTTGCACTCCTGAAAAAGTTACCAAAAGAATGTATGATAGCTTCTGGAGGCAGTTCAAGCACTCTGAGAAG GTTCATGTTAATCTGCTTCTTATAGAAGCTAGGATGCAAGCAGAACTCCTTTATGCTCTGAGAGCCATTACCCGCTATATGACCTGA